One stretch of Streptomyces sp. A2-16 DNA includes these proteins:
- a CDS encoding HNH endonuclease, with amino-acid sequence MPHVLVLNASYEPLGVVPLRRALVLVLENKAVSLEESGAFMHSATVTVPAPSVVRLKRFVRVPYRGPVPLTRRALFARDGGRCMYCGGVATSVDHVIPRSRGGKHVWDNVVASCRRCNHVKADRHLFEIGWRLRHKPAPPTGLAWRIIGTGHRDPRWLPYLQPFGAEDAMARIDGISA; translated from the coding sequence GTGCCGCATGTCCTGGTACTCAACGCGTCGTACGAGCCTCTCGGCGTCGTACCGCTCCGCCGCGCGCTCGTCCTCGTCCTGGAGAACAAGGCGGTCTCCCTCGAGGAATCCGGCGCCTTCATGCACAGCGCGACCGTCACAGTCCCCGCACCCAGCGTGGTCCGGCTCAAGAGGTTCGTCAGGGTTCCTTACCGGGGGCCCGTCCCCCTCACCCGCAGGGCGCTCTTCGCGCGCGACGGGGGCCGGTGCATGTACTGCGGTGGCGTCGCAACCAGCGTCGACCACGTCATCCCGCGCAGCCGCGGGGGCAAGCACGTCTGGGACAACGTGGTGGCGTCCTGCCGCCGCTGCAACCACGTGAAGGCCGACCGCCATCTGTTCGAGATCGGCTGGCGGCTGCGCCACAAACCCGCTCCGCCCACCGGTCTGGCCTGGCGCATCATCGGCACCGGGCATAGGGACCCGCGCTGGCTGCCGTACTTGCAGCCGTTCGGCGCGGAGGACGCCATGGCCCGGATCGACGGCATCTCAGCCTGA
- a CDS encoding mechanosensitive ion channel family protein, whose amino-acid sequence MSLSAVLLAASPSPSPSPSDTSTPAVPSLQDAQESATNAASWVEQNWSTWLAISLRVLLILVIAGILRMVVRRAITKLIDRMNRTAQAVDGTAIGGLLVNNERRRQRSQAIGSVLRSVASFIIMGTAALMVLGAFEINLAPLLASAGVAGVAIGFGARNLVTDFLSGVFMILEDQYGVGDTIDAGVASGEVIEVGLRVTKLRGDNGEIWYVRNGEVKRIGNLSQGWATAGVDVTVRASEDLDKVKRVLGEVAEKMSKEEPWNELLWSPIEVLGLDSVLLDSMVVRVSAKTMPGKSLTVERELRWRIKRAFDAADIRIVGGATVLPEEEAADPTSAVAAPSVYSNSESPQSAAASPLAAAPIQRPAPK is encoded by the coding sequence GTGTCCTTGTCCGCCGTCCTACTGGCCGCGAGTCCGTCGCCGTCGCCGTCCCCCTCGGACACCTCGACGCCGGCCGTGCCGAGTCTCCAGGACGCCCAGGAGAGCGCGACGAACGCCGCGAGCTGGGTCGAGCAGAACTGGTCGACCTGGCTGGCGATCAGTCTGAGGGTCCTGCTGATCCTGGTGATCGCCGGGATCCTGAGAATGGTCGTGCGGCGGGCCATCACGAAGCTGATAGACCGGATGAACCGCACCGCCCAGGCGGTCGACGGCACCGCGATCGGCGGTCTGCTCGTCAACAACGAGCGCCGCCGGCAGCGCTCCCAGGCCATCGGCTCGGTGCTGCGCTCGGTGGCGAGCTTCATCATCATGGGCACCGCGGCCCTGATGGTCCTGGGCGCCTTCGAGATCAATCTGGCCCCGCTGCTGGCGTCGGCCGGTGTCGCGGGTGTCGCGATCGGTTTCGGCGCCCGCAACCTCGTCACCGACTTCCTCTCCGGGGTCTTCATGATCCTGGAGGACCAGTACGGCGTCGGCGACACCATCGACGCGGGCGTGGCCTCGGGCGAGGTCATCGAGGTCGGCCTCAGGGTGACCAAGCTGCGCGGTGACAACGGCGAGATCTGGTACGTCCGCAACGGCGAGGTCAAGCGCATCGGCAACCTCTCCCAGGGCTGGGCGACGGCCGGCGTGGACGTGACCGTGCGGGCCTCGGAGGACCTGGACAAGGTCAAGCGGGTGCTGGGCGAGGTCGCGGAGAAGATGAGCAAGGAGGAGCCCTGGAACGAGCTCCTGTGGAGCCCGATCGAGGTTCTCGGCCTGGACAGCGTCCTGCTGGATTCCATGGTCGTGCGGGTCTCCGCCAAGACGATGCCCGGCAAGTCCCTCACGGTCGAGCGCGAGCTGCGCTGGCGCATCAAGCGGGCCTTCGACGCGGCGGACATCCGGATCGTCGGCGGCGCCACCGTGCTGCCCGAGGAGGAGGCCGCCGACCCGACCTCGGCGGTCGCGGCCCCGTCGGTCTACTCCAACTCCGAGTCCCCGCAGTCGGCGGCGGCCTCCCCGCTCGCGGCGGCACCGATCCAGCGTCCGGCGCCGAAGTAG